The sequence CGGGCGTTTTTTCTTCCAGGAAGGGCAAAATAAAAGCCCCCCAGCCAAAGCAACTTTCCGTGCTGGCGCGGCCATAAGGCGCCGCATTAGTAAATGAATTGCCAAGATAGTCTGTGTTTGACCGGGGCGTGAACTTTATGCCTGGAGGAAAACTATTGTTCGCGCTATTGTAATTTTGCAGCGCTAAACCAAGCTGCCGTACATTATTGCTGCATTGAGACTGGCGAGCTGCTTCGCGAGCCGACTGCACAGCCGGCAATAATACCGCAATTAAAATTCCGATGATGGCGATGACCACCAGTAATTCAACCAACGTGAAGCCTGAGCGCCCAAAACCTGGAGTGAAAAGCTTTGCCTGAGCGCACTGGGAATCCAAGTCCTGCTTTCGCCTGAGCGCAGCGACTGAAGCGGCCATGGCCGACTCCTTGAACGAATTAATGATGATGCGGAGAGCAGCGGGAAAAGCACCCAGCACAAGCCTGCGAAACACTGGCAACGTCAAAAACCTATGCTGAGAACCTCACCCCGAAGTCCGGCACCTGAATGGCATTGACGATCCCCGACCCCCCCATTCAGGCAAGACGACTACACTTATTGGTATAAATGATTTTGACTGGAGAGTCAATGATTTGTGCCCATCAAGAATAGACTCAAGGCACCTCCTGCTTGACGGAAAGCCGATAGAAATGCGTTATTCCAACGTCGCTGACCAGGGAATATTCTGACACAATTCTCGCTAAAGCTGCAATTGGGGTGCTTGCCATCGTGTGAATGCACAGGGGGTCGCAGTGTGTTTTTTTCACTGACCCACTCACTGGCCCAGCAGGAAAGTAATTCAGGTATCCTTTTGGGAAAATTGTTGACATGCCCGTTAGGGCTATGTATACACAATGATGTACCGGGGGTTACGGTAGTCACAATCTCTTGCCGTGCGCTTGTTTTGGAAGAGGCCGCGCACCGTGAGTCAACATCTTTGTTTTGGGGAGGTGTCTCATGTATCGGTGTCGGCTTCTTCCAACGGTTTGTTTGCTTTCTTCTGTACACGCTGCGGCGGTTCTTGCTTTTGTGGCGGCTCTGCTAATTTGCTCTTCGAGCCAAGCAACCGTGATTGTGGACAATACCTTTAACTCGGGCTTGATCACTAATCCGCCTATCGCGCTAACGGCGCCGTATAGCACGACATATTCGGAGAACGGCGTCGATCAGGACGGCAGCGGCGATATCACCTCTTTGTGGACTGTCAATAACAACGGGGGGTCGACCACGCCATCCGTGGGTCACATGGTTTCGGCGATGAATACTAATGGAACTTCGTCCTACCAAATGACGACGTATTTCACCGCGCCCGGTACCGCCGTAGTCCTTGCCAATCCCGGTGACCAAATGGTCCTGACCTGGGTTTTTACGCCGACCGGCGTGGTCGCACAGAATACAAGTCAAGCGTTTGACGTGGCTGTAGTCGACTCTCCTGTTCGTGTCGCCACGATTAATAATAGCCTTCCGACAACAGGATATGCGGGTTACGCCATTTTCGGAAACATGGGCACTACGCTCGGTGCCAGCAATTCATTTGCGTTGAAGGAAGCGATTGCCAATCCAACCGATCTGATGAGTACTTCAGGCAACTGGGGCGCGAATGGGGTGTCTGGGACCTTGACGAATGACCCGAACGCAACCACAGGCAAAACTGGTTATGCCAGCGGTACGCAGTACACGATGACGTGGACGTTAACCCGTGGAATGTCAAACGATTTGATGGTCGATGT comes from Pirellulales bacterium and encodes:
- a CDS encoding PEP-CTERM sorting domain-containing protein, which produces MLSSVHAAAVLAFVAALLICSSSQATVIVDNTFNSGLITNPPIALTAPYSTTYSENGVDQDGSGDITSLWTVNNNGGSTTPSVGHMVSAMNTNGTSSYQMTTYFTAPGTAVVLANPGDQMVLTWVFTPTGVVAQNTSQAFDVAVVDSPVRVATINNSLPTTGYAGYAIFGNMGTTLGASNSFALKEAIANPTDLMSTSGNWGANGVSGTLTNDPNATTGKTGYASGTQYTMTWTLTRGMSNDLMVDVKMVGGSIGGTGTVEDTYDDTSPNSFTYDTFSFRPNKGSTTATSFDTTLFEVQGPLVNVPEPGSLILLGLGAGALGLITLGRRKVAE